In the Nitrosopumilus cobalaminigenes genome, TATTAGTTATTTCTATACTTCATGGAGTCTCTTTAAGTGATATAATGGACAATTTAGATATGAAAATCTTGAATAGATTATTGAACAACTGTAGAGAATCTGATAGGCAAATAGGCATAGAATTAGGAATTTCAGGAGGTGCAGTTAGAGCCAGAATTCGAAAGATGCAGGCAAATAAGATCATTGAGGATTTCTTCATCAAAGTTGAGCCTCCAGTATTGGGATATGGTATATTGTACTTTGTAGTGACAGGAGAGAATATTTCAGAAATTTTAGAACAAGCAAGCCTTGTGGGTGAACCATATTTTGTTGTACCATGTGTAGGAGGAATAACAGTTTGTGGGATTTCTATTAAAGAAAACATGAATCAAAAAATTGAACTTGCAAAAAAATTGATGAAAGATGTTAGGGTTCTAAGTATTTTTGAGGCAGAAAATCCCGGATTCAGTTCAAATTTAACAAAAACAGATTTGGAGATTTTAGAAGAACTAATCAAAAATCCTAGACAAAAAATTGAACAAATTGCAAAGAATACAAAAATGTCAACTAAAACAATTACCAGATGTATAGAAAAACTTCATGATAATGATGGAATTCAATTTACCTTAGTTTATGATCCAAAGAAAATTGAAACTTTTATTCCTCATGCTATACTAACATGGATTGAAGGAGATTTAAAAGAAACATTAGAAACTTTGAATGATTCATTTTCAGAATCATATTTACAAATTCCTTTTATAGCAAAAAACCAAATTGTTTTGTTTATGTATAGTGATAGTATTTTTAAAATGGATGAACTAACACAAAAAGTTAGAAATATTAAAAATGTAAAATCAGCAGATTTGTTCATTCCAAAAAAGATTTCATTTTACATTAAATGGATTGAAAAAGCTATTAATGATTTCAAAAAATCACCTAAACTACATTTATCTTATCAAACAAATTAAATAAGAATGATATTTCATATTCAATATGAAAGAAACAAAGATCTATGAAGGAAAAATTTTAGGTCTTAGTGTTTATGATGGAAAAATAGAAGGTAGAAAAGTCAAACGTGAAGTTATTAAACATAGGGGAGCTGCAGCAATGCTTGCTTTTGACGAAAACAAAAAAATTATTCTAGTTAAACAACATAGATTTCCACATGGGTATGTTCTAGAAATTCCTGCTGGAACACTAGAAAAAAAAGAAGAGCCAATAAAATGTGCATTTAGAGAATTAGAAGAAGAAACAGGATATAGGGCGAAAAAGATGACTCCTTTGATTACGTATTATCCGTCAATTGGTTATAATGCAGAGATAATTCATTGTTTTGTAGCCTCAGGATTAAAGAAAATTTCAGATTTGAAACTAGATGAGGATGAGATTTTATCAGTTGTAAAAATGGATTTCAAAAAGGTACTATCTATGATTAAAACAGGTAAAATTCAGGATTCAAAAACAATTTGTGCAATTTTGACTTATGCTGCAAAGAAAAAATTGTATTAATTATTCATTGTAAATAGGCTGTACTAGATCAGCTACATCAGCCCAAGATTGTGCAATTCTTTCAAACATGTATACTAAATCAAGAAAATCCAATGGGATTTGTTTTTTAGTACCCAAGCTGGTTCTGAGCAAACTAAGTTTATCTTCGTATTGTTTATGCATAGAAATAGCTTCAATAGCTAAAAATCTATCAGGTTTTGTAAATGCATCAATAGATTTTTCTGCAAGTTTATTAAAATCTCTAACTACATCATAGATTTTCTTTGAATATTCTTTTGATAGAGAAAAATTGAAAATAAAATTTGATAATTCAACAATTGAATCTCCTGCATTTTCCAAAACATTAGCAGCAACTCTGTAATCTAACACATCTATATTTTCTAAATTAAATACATTAGCTAACCTCTTATCAACAAGAGTACTTCGAATTAAACGAACAAGTAAGAAATACTGTCTGTTTACTTCAACATCCCGATTTGATAAAGTTTGCAAATTTGATTTGTCATCAGAAATTAATCCAGTTAATACATCATCATACATACCAAGTGCAATAGAACTCATTCGTTTGAGAATTTTTGCAGGATTAAGAGTTGTGGCATCTAAAAGGAATTGCATGTTAATATGAGATGCATCCTCTTCAATTATTTCCATACCAACTAAACGTCTCATTGAATTACGTATTTCTTCTCTATCTTTTCCAGGAATAATTGATTTTGAATTAATTTCTATTACATCATATCCTAACAAATAAGCTCCTGTAATGTTTGCAACAATATTTTCTTCTTTAGGTAATGGATAAGAAATCACAAGTTCTTTTGTAGGTCTAGTTTCTTTATTTGCAGAAATAGAAATACTATCTTGACCAGTTTCAAGTTCTACTTGGCTACTTTTATCAA is a window encoding:
- a CDS encoding AsnC family transcriptional regulator, with amino-acid sequence MDNLDMKILNRLLNNCRESDRQIGIELGISGGAVRARIRKMQANKIIEDFFIKVEPPVLGYGILYFVVTGENISEILEQASLVGEPYFVVPCVGGITVCGISIKENMNQKIELAKKLMKDVRVLSIFEAENPGFSSNLTKTDLEILEELIKNPRQKIEQIAKNTKMSTKTITRCIEKLHDNDGIQFTLVYDPKKIETFIPHAILTWIEGDLKETLETLNDSFSESYLQIPFIAKNQIVLFMYSDSIFKMDELTQKVRNIKNVKSADLFIPKKISFYIKWIEKAINDFKKSPKLHLSYQTN
- a CDS encoding NUDIX hydrolase, whose translation is MKETKIYEGKILGLSVYDGKIEGRKVKREVIKHRGAAAMLAFDENKKIILVKQHRFPHGYVLEIPAGTLEKKEEPIKCAFRELEEETGYRAKKMTPLITYYPSIGYNAEIIHCFVASGLKKISDLKLDEDEILSVVKMDFKKVLSMIKTGKIQDSKTICAILTYAAKKKLY
- a CDS encoding phosphate signaling complex PhoU family protein, which codes for MTKFVRRLQRIGSSILVSLPKEWVDANNLDKSSQVELETGQDSISISANKETRPTKELVISYPLPKEENIVANITGAYLLGYDVIEINSKSIIPGKDREEIRNSMRRLVGMEIIEEDASHINMQFLLDATTLNPAKILKRMSSIALGMYDDVLTGLISDDKSNLQTLSNRDVEVNRQYFLLVRLIRSTLVDKRLANVFNLENIDVLDYRVAANVLENAGDSIVELSNFIFNFSLSKEYSKKIYDVVRDFNKLAEKSIDAFTKPDRFLAIEAISMHKQYEDKLSLLRTSLGTKKQIPLDFLDLVYMFERIAQSWADVADLVQPIYNE